The following nucleotide sequence is from Nitrosopumilus adriaticus.
GAATTAAGAAAACAAGTCTATGGAGCAGTTATTGTTAGGCAAAAATATGCAGTTCGTAGATTAAACGGTGTAAGAGTTTGTTTTGAGGATAACGCAGCAGTGTTGATTACACCTGAAGGAGAAACAAAAGGAACAGACATCAAAGGACCAGTAGCAGCAGAAGCTTCAGAAAAATGGCCAAGAGTAGCTAACTTGGCATCAATGGTGGTATGATAAAATGAAACCAACAAAAATGCGCAATAATATGATTTTTCGTGCAACATTTCAAACTAGAAGTAAACAACTTGGAAGCACATTATCAAAGGATCTTCGTAAAAAATATGGAAAGAGAAGTGTTCGTGCAATTGAAGGTGACAGTGTGACAATACTCCGAGGAGAATTCAAAGGAGTTGAAGGAAAAATATCCAAAGTATCTACTCAAAAAAGCAGTGTTGCAATTGATGGAGTAAAGAAAGAAAAAACTAAAGGAGATAAATTTGATGTTTATATTCACACATCTAATCTGTTAGTAACTTCACTTAGTACTGATGACAAATGGAGAATTTTAAAACTTGAGGGCAAGAATCCAAGCAAGCAACCTAAAGTGACACCTACAAAAGATACTCCAACTAAAGAAGAGCCTAAAGAAACAAAAGTAGAAGAAAAAAATGAAAAAAAGGAAGATGAGAATTAATGGTAAGTATAGCAGGCAGTAAAAAACTCAAACGTCAAATGGCCCCACAGTTCTGGGGAATTAACAGAAAAAGCAAACGATTTGTAATTACTGTAAAACCAGGTCCACATAAAAAAAGTCATGCAGTACCATCTGCAGTATTTCTAAGAGACATGTTAAACATCGTCACTAGTCTTAGGGAAGCAAAAAGTTCAATTTATTCAGGAAAGATAAAAGTAGACGGAATTGTTAGAAAATCACTTCATCATGCAATAGGGCTAATGGATGTTGTAGAGTTGGAAAATGTTTCAGAGGTTTATCGTTTAGTTCCTACTGAAGAAAAATTACTACAACCAATAAAGATTAACGAATCTGAGAAATCAAAAAAATTGGTCAGAGTCACAAGTAAGACTACCATCAATAAAGGGCAAACACAAATAGGATTTCATGATGGGCGTTCAATAATTTCAGATAGCAAAGTAAGTGTTGGAGATACATGTTTGATTCAAATTCCAGAAGTTAAAATTCTCGAAATTATTAAATTAGAAGTAGGAAGTCACGGTTTAGTAACACGTGGAAATAACACAGGTAAAGTAGGAAAGATTGAAACAATCGAAGAAGGAACATTCATTCTTCCAAAAAGAGTTATTCTAGCACTAGAAGATAGAAAAATCGAGATTCCTGCAGACATCATCATGTCAATTGGTAAAGGAGAGCCAGTTATTCAAATAAAGTGATCTTATGTCTCAAACTACAGAACCAGTAATGAAAAAAATCACTCTTGAGAAAGTAGTTCTCAATATGGGAGTAGGAAAATCAGGAGATGTAATCAATATTGCCAAAAAAGCACTTGATCAAATATCAGGAAAAAAATCATCATCAAGAGCTGCAAAAGAAACTCAAAGAGACTGGGGAGTTAGAAAAGGAGAGCCAATAGGTGTTGCAGTAACAATTCGAGGTAACGACGCAAAAGAATTACTAAAAAGATTGTTAGAAGCAAAAGGCAATGTCGTTAATGGAAAATCATTTGATAATTTTGGAAATTATTCATTTGGAATTAAAGAACACATAGACATTCCAGGAGTAAAATATGATCCACAAATAGGAATTTTAGGTTTAGGAATTTCAATTACACTTACACGACCAGGATACGGAATTAGAAATAGAAGTAAACACAAAGCAAGTGTTGGAAAAAAACACATCATTAGCAATCAAGAAGCAAAGGATTATCTAGTAAAAGAATTTGGAGTGTCAGTAGCATAATGGCAAAAGATAGATCATATGAAGCAACTGGAAGAAAAAAGCACGACTTTGGAAGAGGTTCACGATGGTGTAAAAGATGCGGAGATTATACAGCTGTAATTCAAAAATATGATCTAATGCTATGCAGACGATGCTTCAGAGAAGTCGCAACATCTTTAGGGTTCAGGAAAAATAAGTGATACAATATGCCAGCAACTAACATTTTAGCAAATCTATTCGTTACACTTTACAACAATGAAACAAGAAGAAAGGGAGACTGTGTTATTCTCCCAACATCAAAATTAGGTATCGAGGTTCTAAAAACACTCCAGAAAGATGGGTATATTGGAGAATTTGAGCACATTGATGATAAAAGAGGCGGTAAATTCAAAATCAAGTTATTGGCCAAAATTACAAAATGTGGAGCAATATCACCAAGATTCAAAGTAAAAAACGATGAATACAATAATTGGGAACAGCAATACTTGCCGGCATATGATAGAGGCATGTTATTAGTAACAACAAACCAAGGGGTAATGTCACATCATGAAGCATCAGAGAAAGGAATTGGAGGATTTTTGATAGGTTATGTCTACTAAGCAAATGGAGAAATTTCAGGATGAGATAATCATCCCAGAAGGAGTCAAACTTACACTAAACAAACACATGTTATCTTTTGTAGGACCACTAGGAAAAACCCACAAAAGTTTCAGAACCATCCCAGTTAACATAGAGATTGCAGAAAACAAAGTAATTCTAAATGCAATTGGAAGTAGAAAGAGAGACTATGCAATTCTGCACACTGCAAGATCCATTATTAGAAATATTTGTGAAGGTTTGGTAAATGGATATACAATTAAGATGAAAATTGTGTACTCACACTTTCCAATCACAGTAAAAGTAGAAGGAAAAAAAATTCTGATTGAAAACTTTCAAGGCGAAAGAGCCCCAAGAGTTACAAAAAGTGTTGGAAACACCAAAGTAATTCCAAAGGGCGAAGACGTAATTTTAACAGGTGAAGTGTGGACAGACATTACACAAACAGCAGCTAATATTGAACTTAAAAGTAAAGTAAAAAATAAAGATCACAGAGTTTTTCTTGATGGCATATATGCATTTGAGAAAAAGAAAGGTATAGAAAAATAAAATCTTAAGTTTTTCAAATGACCCTTGATCCTGAATTTCTCAAACAAACAACTGATTTGATAACTCAAACACTTGAATTGTATAAAGCTGCAGGAGCTTCTCCCAGAGTTGGGGAAACATGGGATTGTGAAAATATCGGTGATTTTTTGTGTGGATTTTTTGTTGGAGAGATGGTAGGTTCAGCACTTAGTGCATTTCAAATTGTGCATCAAAGAGAACCAACTGCAGATGAACATCTAGAAATTATTGAATTAGTTGAAAGTCATGCAAAAGAAATCAAAGAATTTTTTTCTAAATTCAATTAAGTTTTCCAACATATTTTGCTCTAAAATAGATAGTCGGAAAGATTAAATCACTTTTGCCAAGGTCTAAACTTGTGCCTCCCTAGCTCAGCGTGGTAGAGCAACCGGCTGTTAACCGGTTGGTCACCAGTTCAAGTCTGGTGGGAGGCGCGTTATTATTTCTAAACTCGAGTTTTGAAATATTATATTCCATATCTAATAGAACTAAATATAATATATTTCTAAATTCGAATTTAGAAATATTGATCGGTTGATAGCAATTAGTTTAGACAATTAGACAACATAGATCTAATAGATGATCGCATATCTAGAATAATGCAGGAGATTTACATTGGTCAGAACTAGAAGGGCCAACAGATATTGTGTGGATTGTGGCGCCAGACTAGTGTATTACCCAAGATTATCTAATCCAAAAGCACCAAACGAACACAGAGTTTTAGTTTATGCATGCCCAGACTGTACCAACGATTTTGAAAAGCCCAAAATGTTTTCAATCAGACGTAATCAAGTAGAGGATCCACTTGAAACCGTTGAGATAGAAATTACACAAATACAGAAAAAATCAATAGCTACAAAATAATCAGAAAAAGCATGGAACATACAGAAAAACCAAGAAGTAATGCGTGGTTTTTGCTACCTGTTTTTTTAGGAATTATCGGAGGGATAATTGCATTCTTTATTTTACGTAGGGATGATCCACGAAAAGCAAAGAATTGTTTGTATCTAGGTGTTGTATTAATGATTATTGGAATCATATTCAATATTTTGGCAGCTGCATCATTTCCAGGCATAGATTCTGGATTCAATGTCAATGTATGAGCAGTTACAAAATTGTTCTGTAAGTAACAATTTCAAATGTTTCTAAATTCGAATTTAGAAATATAGTTATTTCACAGTAGTAATCTAACGAATTTAGAATCATATAGAACTAATTTTGATGTTTTTACATGAGTGCATCAAGACTGAGAGATAGTGTTGAAAGATGGTTAATCCACGAAGGATTATCTTTTGAGGAAGTAAAAAATCCAGAGAACACTTTTCAGATTTTGGTAAAGCATGCAGGTCAGACAGGCATCCCCATAGAAATATTTGAGCCAAAAGGACAACAAGGGATTCTAGTAATAGGAGCCAAAGTAATAATGAAAAATAATCAAATTGTAAGATATTTGGGATTTAATGAGCAAGAAAAAGAGAATTTTGAGAAAAAAGTAGCAGATTACTGTTATTCCATTCAAGCGATAAACAAAATCATCACAGAGGACGGAAAACAGAAGATCGGAGTTTATGTCGTACTAGACGATAAAGAAAACATCAACCAACAAACAGTTTTTGATGCAATAGAGAGTGTATCAGAAAAACATGAAAAAACATCAAGATTTCTGTTAAAGACATTCTAAAAATAGACGATTTATCAATTCTACGCGGACCTTATATCAAAAAATCAGTATTCCATAATATGAAAAACAAAACTTCAAAATCAAAACCAAGAGAATTAACTCTATCCACAGCTGAGCTGTCAAGATTTGGAATGGGAGTAATGAGCAGAGCACTAAAAGTTGTCAATACTGCCAAAAAAGGAAAAATCACCATTAGAGTAGAAAGAGCATAATTTTTCTGGTTTTTGTTTCATAATTGGGGTAAAACCCCCCTTCTTTTTAGAACAAATGTATGTTCAAAAATGCACCCATAGAGGATAAGATTAGGATTATTCGAGATAATATGTGAAAGAAATCATTTTGCAGATGGGAGAATCGCTAATAACAGAATCATTTGATTCTACAAATAACATATTTGAAGAGTTTAGATTATTCTCATCAAGTTTATTTTTTCAAATAATGGACATGATCACTCCAATGTTTCAAAACTTAGTAAAATAGACAACTAAATGAAATTATGCCTAGGCGTTAAACCCCCCCTAAAAAATTACGTGTTTACTCACAAGATGAATTTTTTCAAAAACAGGCATTTGGAGGGGGGGTGTAACACTTGTGCCTGAATATGAAATGCAACCATAAAACCACCAAGCTCTCCCAGCTAAACATGTGTCATCTTTTAGAGTTATGCGTAAAAGCTAAACCCCCTAAATTTTGTTCAAAAAATAAAGAAAAAAAGATTAAGGATTCAAATCATGAACAACAATACCTAATGGAAGTCCACCATCAATCACAGATTCTGTTGGGAATGTGATTGGACAATCACCATCTACAACAATATCAAATGCTGCAGTAGCACTGCCAAGATTTCCAGTAAGTGCTGAATTTTTCACGTTTACTTTGACATTTTCATTATTGAATGCAATTCCACTTGTAGGTGCATCTGAGATTTCTGTAACACAGAAAGTACTCAAAGTTGTACTTGAACCTAGAACCACATTATGAGCGTGCCAACCATCCTTATTTTGCAAAGAATCTCTAACGTCATTTTTACCATCACCATCTACATCTGCATTGTGAGTAGTAATTGCAAATGCAGAGTTTGGACCATCAGCATATAACCATGCAAATCCCGCTAGAATTCCTGCTTGTCTAGGAACATCATCAGTTGCAGTAATTTTGAGGGTTGTTGTTTTAGAATTTTTTGCTACAACTGCATCATCTGTAATTCCTTGCCATGATGCACCAGTTGCGTAAGCATAACCCAAAACAGAAACGGTCAAAATAGCTGCCAATGTTGCTCCTAAAAGAACTGTTTTAGTCATTGGTACAAATCTCAAACAAGATAAATAAAAAATTAACTGAGAATAGTATGAAAATATGCACTATTTTGTGATATTGCCAAATAAATCCACAAGTTTTACTCAAAACCCCCAGGGTTTTCCGATCAAATCATGCCAAAAAATAGGCGTTTCAACTATATACCAAAAAAAATCAGCAAATTCATGGCAGGAATGGGTGTAATTATTGTGATTGGAGCTATCATAGCTTCAATGGTTGTTGCAAATTACATGTATACACAATATACCACAAACTACATCGAAGCAGTTGCAGGGAAACCAATCATCGTGGGACCAGTAGAATATACTCTTTCTTTTGAGGGAACTCATGAAGGAAGTAAAGAAGTAAAACCAGAAAACACGTTTGTAAAAATAGGAATTACTGCAAAAAACATCAGTAATGAAAAAACAATCATTTCAGGAGGGCAATTTTACATTGTTGATGAAAAAGAACAAAAACACGAAGCTGTATTTGGAGAATTTTCATCAAAAGATTTGTTTTTAGAAACTCTGGAACCAAACAAACCGATTGAGAGAACAACACAGTTTGACATTCCATATGATGAAGAAAAAAAATACAAAATAATTATTCGACCACAAAAAGATCAATCAACAGTGGATACTGCTGTTGTTTGCATTACAAATTGTTGATCGGAGAGCAAGAATTGTGTCAAATTTTTCTATAGTTAGTGTAGTAATGTGTGACTTTTACCATATAACACATATGATTTTTGCAAAAAGTTATGGCAGTATCCAAAGCCAAAAGAGCCGAAGCAGCTAAAAAAGCAGCAAGAACTCGAAAGAGGAATGCAGCTAAAAAAGCAGCAGAGGCACTAAAAGCAGCAGCAGCTCGAAAGAGAAAGGCAGCAGCAACTCGAAGGAAGAACGCTGGCAAAGCAGCTCCTAAAAGAAAGGCAGCTAAACGCAGAGCCGCTCCAAAGAGAAAAACTGCAGCTAAAAAAGCAGCTCCAAAGAGAAAGGCAGCTAAACGCAGAGCCGCTCCAAAGAGAAAAACTGCAGCTAAAAAAGCAGCTCCAAAGAGAAAGGCAGCAAAGAGGAAAGCAGCACCAAAAAGAAAAGCTGCTCCTAAACGCAGAGCCGCTCCAAAGAGAAAGGCAGCTAAACGTCGACGTTAAGCTGTCTATACTATCTTTTTTCTTATCTCACATGTTTAGCATATCATATTTCTAAACTCGAATTTAGAAACATTAGAAATTGCTACTCATTCATCTTTAATTCAGGCAAAACAAAAATTTTGTCTGGCTTAATTTTTAGTATGACTCTTTTTTCATCATCACGTTTGAATGGATAATGCTCTCGTCCCATGTATTGCCTTGTGAGTTTGTCTGCATGTTTGTATTCATAATCTGGAATTAATTCCTCAACAGTTCCACGAATTGTTGTCATGTCAAGAGGATTGTCTTTTGATACAACAGATACTGCGACACGTGGATCACGTAATACATTTTTGTGTTTTATTCTACCCTCCGCAGTATTTACAAGAACATATCCATCTTCAAAATTTGCCCAGACAGGTGAGACTTGAGGAGAGCCATCCTTCATTACAGTTGCAATGAAAACAAGATTTTTCTCAGAAAACAACTTTACAACTTTTTCTTCAATCATTTTTTCATTTCACCAATAATCTAAAGCTGCTCAGATGACATTTAGAATTTGTCGTGTTTTCTATTGATTTTTCATGAAATTCTTCATAATCATCAAATGTATCTTTGATCGCATTTGATGATTCATGAACATGAAAAATTAAATTTATCCTATTTGCTGTTTGATTTTTCAAGTACATTTGTCATCGCTCTATTCATAATTTCCATTACAAGATACTGTGAATAGTCTTCAGATTTTTTTCCTTTTGATTTTGTTTTTGGAGTTAGACCTTTGAGTATTTTTTCAATTTTTGTAGAGGTGTTATCGATTACCTTAGAGTATGTAGAGTCAAAATCCTCAGGCGTTTGAAAATCCAGTAACTTTGTTGACGTACTATAGTATTTTGTTATCGCACCTCGAGATTCCTCAATACGTGCAATTTCAATTAATCCTGATTCTTTTAGAATCTCCAAATGATGACGAACAGTTGTCAAGGCTTTTTTGTAACCTGTCTTTTTTAGAGCAGTTGAAATTTGGTCTGCTGACAATGCTTGATGGTATAAAATTTCCACAATTTTGGCTCGTGCAGGGTCTTCAATTGCACGTGCGTGTCCAATACTTGTCGTAACAATACGATTAACTTTGATTTGCTTTTCTAGTAACGTTGACATACAGAACTACCTCTAAATCTGATCTAAAAGATCCTCGTATCATATTTTTTTGTCCAATTGCATCAATTTTTGTTTACTTTAATCAATATTGTACCGCTATCAAAAATACCATCACCATTACAAATAATATTGTAATAAAATGTAGTATTATGACACCAGTACAATAATTTTAACACTGGTTGAATGTTAATAGTATTAGCTGAATTGTTTTTGTAATGGTTTTAAAATTTTAAAAAAATACTAAAAAAATAAAAATCAGGTAAACATTGTCGAAAAATAAGCATCAAGACGCTATTTTGAGGATTGTGAAAAATACAATTCGAGTTGAAAGAAAGATTCTATGCGTAGATTAAGAGTTTAATGAAGATACAATTTCTTGTTTGATATCTGCCAATCGATCGTTGAATACTTCCGAAATCAAACTCATCATTTTAAAAGTAGATTCAGCATTATTTTCTTGTTCAGTATCAGTAAGTTTGTTATTCAGATAGTTGGTTGCTTTTGCAACAAAGGAATGATACACCATTCCAAAAATACAGTCATCTAAATTGACATCCCAATGTTCAGAGTTCACCATATTTGTGTAAGAGGGAATTTGATTAATCACTATATCCAACAATGTTTGAATTTCTTTTTTATCTTCAACTGTAGCCATAACATTTCAATCCATTAATGGTTAAAGAGTATTTCCAGTTAGTTTTTCATATGCTATCACATAGCGCTCAGTCATTTTCTGTATGATATCATCGGGGATTTCAGGTGCAACAGGCTCTCGTCCAGCATCACGTTCATCATCAAATTCTTTTTGATACCCCTTTGCAGTTAGCCAATCACGTAAGAGTTGTTTATCATATGCCTCCTGTATTTCTCCAACAGTATACGAATTCTTTGGCCATAAACGATATTCATCAGGACCAATAGAATCGCCCAAGGTAATCTTTCCATCTAATATTCCAAACTCTAATTTCAAATCAGCTAAAATGAATCCGGCATTATCTGCAATAGATGCCATCTTTTTATAAATTTCAATAGAGGTTTTCTCCAACCATTCGTATTGCTCCTCAGTAACCAAATTCATCTCTAATGCTTTTTCTTTGTTAATTGGAATATCATGTTCTGATTTTGTAGTAGGATCAAAAAGTGGTTCAGGAAGTTTTGCAGCCAGAGTTGTATTTGTCCCTTCAGGTACGGAAACATCACCTTTTTTCCATCTACTTATCAGACTGCCATAAAAGTAGCCTCTAACAACACACTCTATTGGCAGCATCTTCATTTTTTTACAATAATTTCAGTGTCAGATTCTCGTCGGACAAAATGATTTGGTACGGATAATTCATTGAACCAAAATTCAGCGAATTTGCACAGTACTTCTCCCTTTCTAGGAATATTTTGCTTGAATTTTACATCATATGCTGAAACCCTATCAGAGAACTTGAAGAGTAATGTATTTTCATCCACATCATAAAGGTCCTTTACTTTTCCGCTAGTTAGAAACTTCAAACAATCATTACTGGATTTTATTGAATTTAACTGCTAGGAAAAATCAAGAACCCATCATCCCGACCATCTTGGGCATTTCTCTATATGCTTTATTTACAAAAATATCATTATCAGCACTAATCATTACATATTCCATAGGATTATCAGAAGGCGGAGAAACAATAATTTTTTCCCCAGAGTCAATAGTTCCCAAATCAAAAGTATCTCCTGCACCAAAATTTACACGTACATTAGTAAGAGGCTGATAACCTGTATTTTGTATAGTCACACGTCCCATCACAAAAAGACTTTGTTTATCCAATATAGGATCAACAAAAATATCATAATCCTGAGTTGATACAGATAATTTCAAAATATCCATACCAAAAATTACTGCCATAATTCCAATAGCAGCAATACCTATACCAATGATTGCAGTATACTGTTTCACGGATACTAGATTGTTTTTCTAATTATTAAGACTAATCAATAATTGGAATATAGTCTAAAATATTAAAAATTACGTGTTCCAGATACAGAATTTTTCAAAAATTGTGTGTTTTAAACAAGCTAGTGATAAAGTAATTTTTCAATTAATCAAAATTTATGAAAATACTCCATATTGATGACAATAAAGAGATTTTAGAGCCATTTGAGTTTTATTTTGAAATAAATGATGATTATGATTATACCCCATGTAAGGACCCAGAAAAAGGACTTGAATTAATTAAAAACGGAAACTTTGACATAATATTACTGGATTTATCAATGCCCAAAATGAGCGGTTATGAGATTATAGATATTCTTTATCAGAACGACGAAATTAAAAATAAAAAAATTGTAATTTTTTCTGCAAGTAATCAAAGTGAAAAAGAAATGAATGAGTTAATTAAAAAAGGGGTTCATTCTTGCCTACAAAAAACCATCCCAATAAATGAAATTTTAGAACATTTAGAAAAGTCATTGGGAGTATTGGATGTCACTACAAAATAGAACCAATAAAAATAAGAAATTAAATAATAATCAATACATCCTATATTTGTTAATACCTATTATCATACTGTCATGTTTATCAATATTAAGTACAAATTCAGAATTATTTGTACTTCAAGGATTAGATCATTTTTATTTTGAAATGTTTTCAGTTACTTTTGGAATAGTTGTTGCAATTTATTCACTATCAAGAGGTTATGCGCTAAAAGATAGATTCTCGCTATTTATAGGATTAGGTTTTTTTGTTTCATCTATAATAGATTTGCTTCACGGAGGGTTTTCATTAATACATTTAGGTGACACAAGTTTTGAAGAGTATTTCATCCCACAAACATGGGTAGCTGGAAGAATTTTGATGGGAATAGTAATGGCAATTGCAATTATAAAATTTAGTAAAGCAGAAAAAAATACTAAAAAACCAAAATCAATCAGCAAAGAAATTATCTATTACACAATATTTCTCTCAGGGCTAGCAAGTGTTGTAACAATGATTTCTTTAATACAACCGTTACCATTTCTTACAATTGATTCCATAATTAAAAGGCCGTATGAAATTTTGGCAGCATCACTATTTGTATTTTCAGCAATATTTTACTTTAAGCAAAAACTTCATCACTTAGATGATCCATTTTACAAAGGAGTCATACTGGTTTTAGTCATAGATATTTTTGGAAGTATTATAATTTCTACTTCAAGTATAGTATTTGATACTGCATTTAATGTGGCACATATTCTAAAAAATATTACATTTTTTATTTTTATTGCTACTTTATCATGGTCTTCAATTTATCACCACAAAATAAAAGAAAAATTCAACCAAGATCTAAATGAATCAAAAAAAGCACTGAATGAAGCATCAATAATTGCAATTACAGATGCAAATGGAATTATCACTGAAGTGAACGACAAGTTTGTCGAAATATCAAAATACAGTAGAGAAGAATTAATAGGATCAGATCATAATTTATTAAAATCAGGTTATCATTCACGGGAATTTTATAGGAAAATGTGGGGAACCATTACTTTTGGAAAAATTTGGAGAGGTGAAATTAAAAATAAAGCAAAGGATGGAACGTTTTACTGGGTACAGACAAACATCATACCAAACATCAATGAACAAGGCAAGATTGTAGGATACACAACAGTTAGAACAGACATTACTGAACAAAAAGAACAACAAGAAAGACTTGCAGGTATTGATGTCAAAAAAGATGAGTTTATGTCAATGATTTCACATGAACTAAAAACACCACTCAGTCCAATTATGAGTTGGTCAGGCATGTTATACGATGGAGTTTTAGGAGAAATGACAGAAAAGCAAAAACACGGAATTATGAAAATTCAAGAAAACTCTAAAGATTTGTTAAGTCTAATCAACGATATTCTAGATGTACATAAACTTGAATTAGGAAAAATGAATTTTACCATGACACATTTTAACATAAAAAAATTGTTATCAAATATTATTGAAGATTATAAATTATCAAGTTCCAATCATTGCACGTATTTGCTAGAGTCAGATGACATTATTATGAATTCAGACACTTCAAGAATAACACAGATAATCAAAAATTTTCTAAATAATGCCATGGATTTTCTTCCCGAAAATGATCCTAAAATCACTTTATCAGCAAGAAATGAAAATAATATGGTGGTAATTTCAGTCAAAGATAATGGAAAAGGAATTCCAAAGGAAAGTCAAAAGAATTTATTTAAAAAATTCTACCAAGTAGATACTTCTGCCACAAGAGAGCACGGTGGAACAGGTTTGGGATTATCAATTTGCAATGGAATTGCCATTGGATTAAGAGGTAAAATTGGGGTACACAGTGAGATAAATCAAGGATCCGAATTTTTTATAAAAATTCCAAGAAACACAACGATTGAATTAACCAATTAGAAATTACTTTATTGTTACGCCATTCCAAAATGCAACCATTCCTTTAATTTTTTTGGCAGCATCATTTGGCTCTTCGTAATACCATGCACAATCTTTGTTAGTCTTACCATTTACTGAAACGGAGTAATAATTAGCCATTCCTTTCCATCCACAAAAAGATGTAAAATCAGTCTTTTCAAAATACTCTTTTTTTATAGATTCAATTGGAAAGTAATGATTCCCTTCAACAACTACAGTATCATCACTTTCAGCAATAACTACATCATTCCATATTGCTTGCATGATATTCTAACCCATTAACTGTATTTAAAAAAATACCCTATTCCCCTTTCATTTCTTCTCTGCTTCTAAATTCAGGAGTTATGCCGAGTGATTCGTAATTTCCTGACGAGCAAGTAAAACACATAGAATCTTTTGGAATTCCGACAGCATTTGCAAGATTTTCAGCATCATTGTATCCCAAAAAGTCGGCGCCAATACTTTGGCGAACCATTTCCGTGATTTGCTCTTGATTCATTTCTTTTCCATTGGAAAATGTTGCAAGTTCTTCTTGAGAAGGAAAATCAATTCCAGCATAACATGGGAATTTAATTGGAGGATATGTAATTACCATGCTAATTTTCCTAGCTCCTGCTCTACGGAGTGCTTTGATTATTGCCTTGGAGCTAGTACCTCTAACCAGACTATCATCAATTACAACAACATGTTTACCTTCAATGATTTCCCTTATTGGAATAATCCATCGGTTAATTTCTATTCTGTCTGATTGATGAGGTTCAATGAAACTTCGTAGTGGCCCCTTTTTGCTATACCTATCTTTTAGAAGGCCTTCATCAA
It contains:
- a CDS encoding ATP-binding protein, producing the protein MSLQNRTNKNKKLNNNQYILYLLIPIIILSCLSILSTNSELFVLQGLDHFYFEMFSVTFGIVVAIYSLSRGYALKDRFSLFIGLGFFVSSIIDLLHGGFSLIHLGDTSFEEYFIPQTWVAGRILMGIVMAIAIIKFSKAEKNTKKPKSISKEIIYYTIFLSGLASVVTMISLIQPLPFLTIDSIIKRPYEILAASLFVFSAIFYFKQKLHHLDDPFYKGVILVLVIDIFGSIIISTSSIVFDTAFNVAHILKNITFFIFIATLSWSSIYHHKIKEKFNQDLNESKKALNEASIIAITDANGIITEVNDKFVEISKYSREELIGSDHNLLKSGYHSREFYRKMWGTITFGKIWRGEIKNKAKDGTFYWVQTNIIPNINEQGKIVGYTTVRTDITEQKEQQERLAGIDVKKDEFMSMISHELKTPLSPIMSWSGMLYDGVLGEMTEKQKHGIMKIQENSKDLLSLINDILDVHKLELGKMNFTMTHFNIKKLLSNIIEDYKLSSSNHCTYLLESDDIIMNSDTSRITQIIKNFLNNAMDFLPENDPKITLSARNENNMVVISVKDNGKGIPKESQKNLFKKFYQVDTSATREHGGTGLGLSICNGIAIGLRGKIGVHSEINQGSEFFIKIPRNTTIELTN
- a CDS encoding DUF427 domain-containing protein: MQAIWNDVVIAESDDTVVVEGNHYFPIESIKKEYFEKTDFTSFCGWKGMANYYSVSVNGKTNKDCAWYYEEPNDAAKKIKGMVAFWNGVTIK